A DNA window from Setaria viridis chromosome 2, Setaria_viridis_v4.0, whole genome shotgun sequence contains the following coding sequences:
- the LOC117844889 gene encoding protein NETWORKED 3C, which translates to MVHKELPQAWWFDSHNLARPSPWLNNTLSELDDKTKQMLQLIDQDADSFAQRAEMYYKKRPVLVDMLGDLYRTHRSLAEQYDLLKHGSSTRQTVFGLSSCTQSRSQASSVNGKTTPRSSCSVSIYDSESEVDDPEQEEEHDREQVELMRAEIIKMELSSREQQRQKEQVELMREEIIKMELSLREQQRQKEQVELLRSEIERLKEQNAALQKAAEENKALKAELAGKDEEKREVIRQLASSMDMMREENLTLREHLRGSKHSTTSRAFDLKKVAKDLFSARLFTAHCKPTGPIVAL; encoded by the exons ATGGTGCACAAGGAGCTGCCGCAGGCATGGTGGTTTGACAGCCACAACCTTGCAAGACCATCTCCATGGCTGAACAACACACTTTCAG AGCTTGATGACAAGACCAAGCAAATGCTTCAGCTGATAGATCAAGACGCAGACTCATTTGCGCAGCGCGCCGAAATGTACTACAAGAAGCGGCCCGTGCTGGTGGACATGCTGGGAGACCTGTACCGCACGCACCGCTCGCTGGCGGAGCAGTATGATCTGCTGAAGCATGGCAGCAGCACACGCCAGACGGTGTTTGGCCTGTCTTCCTGCACTCAGAGCCGGTCTCAGGCGTCATCCGTGAACGGCAAGACAACGCCTCGCTCCTCTTGCTCGGTCTCCATCTACGACTCGGAGTCTGAAGTTGATGACCCcgagcaagaagaagaacacgACCGAGAGCAGGTGGAGCTGATGCGCGCTGAGATCATCAAGATGGAGTTGTCGTCGCGGGAGCAGCAGCGACAGAAAGAGCAGGTGGAGCTGATGCGCGAGGAGATCATCAAGATGGAGTTGTCATTGCGGGAGCAGCAGCGACAGAAGGAGCAGGTGGAGCTGTTGCGCTCCGAGATCGAGAGGCTCAAGGAGCAGAACGCGGCGCTGCAGAAGGCAGCCGAGGAGAACAAGGCGCTCAAGGCGGAGCTCGCCGGGAAGGATGAGGAGAAGAGGGAGGTCATCAGGCAGCTCGCGTCGTCCATGGACATGATGAGGGAGGAGAACCTGACGCTGCGCGAGCACCTCAGGGGATCCAAGCATTCCACCACCTCCCGCGCGTTTGATCTCAAGAAGGTAGCCAAGGATCTCTTCTCCGCAAGGCTGTTCACCGCGCACTGCAAGCCTACGGGCCCCATCGTCGCGCTGTGA
- the LOC117843446 gene encoding zinc finger protein CONSTANS-LIKE 13 isoform X1: MSVAGAGGEETPLPACDFCAGLPAVVYCRADSARLCLPCDRYVHGANTVSTRHARAPLCAACRSAAAAFRRSAAGCGGGGLCADCDFEEGHRRDGDPPPLHDRRAVEVYAGCPSIAELAAVLGVGGRKKLTTVAGDGNGVGWWPDWEELQVLRLEDVIVPTTSCHGLQPLLEPSSAPKHRSSGGKLTEEVIRQLGELAKSEAAAEAAEAEQFPSWASSEYGIGDGDFEAFHNKAASMSVPSCEQEAWMTTDDSNGACGMAHDAAHDQAPAAVSSPAEPSLSSFVAMSEICPSMAIGNSVGDVVDNGSSSSSSKRDAAEATAPRQHAAPAPAKKAGYDVAYPDRGTVISRYKEKRKNRRFDKQIRYESRKARADGRLRIKGRFARSGEAS, encoded by the exons atGTCcgtcgcgggcgccggcggcgaggagacgCCGCTGCCAGCGTGCGACTTCTGCGCGGGCCTGCCGGCGGTGGTGTACTGCCGGGCCGACTCCGCCAGGCTCTGCCTGCCGTGCGACCGCTACGTCCACGGCGCAAACACGGTTTCCACCCGCCACGCGCGGGCGCCGCTCTGCGCCGCGTGCCGGTCGGCCGCGGCCGCGTTCCGCCGCAGCGCcgcggggtgcggcggcggcggcctctgcGCCGACTGCGACTTCGAGGAGGGGCACCGCCGGgacggcgacccgccgccgctccacgaCCGTCGCGCCGTGGAAGTGTACGCCGGGTGCCCCTCGATCGCCGAGCTCGCGGCGgtcctcggcgtcggcgggaGAAAGAAGTtgacgacggtggccggggATGGGAACGGGGTCGGGTGGTGGCCCGACTGGGAGGAGCTCCAGGTGCTCCGGCTGGAGGACGTGATCGTGCCCACCACCTCGTGCCATGGCCTCCAGCCGCTCCTCGAGCCATCCTCCGCCCCAAAG CaccggagctccggcgggaaGCTGACTGAAGAGGTAATTCGGCAGCTGGGGGAGCTCGCCaagtcggaggcggcggcggaagcagcCGAAGCTGAGCAGTTTCCTTCGTGGGCTTCATCAGAGTATGGCATTGGAGATGGCGATTTCGAGGCTTTCCACAACAAGGCTGCAAGCATGTCCGTCCCTTCTTGTGAG CAGGAAGCGTGGATGACGACCGACGACAGCAACGGCGCCTGCGGGATGGCGCATGACGCGGCGCACGACCAGGCGCCAGCGGCGGTGAGCTCGCCGGCCGAGCCGTCCCTGTCCTCGTTCGTGGCGATGTCAGAGATCTGCCCCAGCATGGCCATCGGCAACAGCGtcggcgacgtcgtcgacaacggcagcagcagcagcagcagcaagcgagACGCCGCAGAAGCAACAGCCCCGCGGCAGCatgccgcgccggcgccggcgaagaaGGCCGGCTACGACGTGGCCTACCCCGACCGCGGCACGGTGATCTCGCGCTACAAGGAGAAGCGCAAGAACAGGAG GTTCGACAAGCAGATCCGGTACGAGTCGCGCAAGGCCCGCGCCGACGGCCGACTGCGGATCAAGGGCCGCTTCGCCAGGTCCGGCGAGGCCAGCTGA
- the LOC117845699 gene encoding inactive beta-amylase 9 — MDTAPMLLQQHAAAPASGRCLLGGRASPNRVAFRRSRQGGGGCRDLRAGGLGQFFGAGDHSSKSHEVDDLAPARMFVGLPIDSVTDGATVNSAAAVAAGIRAVRLLGADGVELPVFWSVAQPESPDRFSWAGYLAVADMVRAEGLSLRVSLRAHGTPGAGVPTLPSWVSGVAADDPDIFFTDRSGGRHEGCLSFAIDELPVLHGRSPLQLYEAFFRGFAAAFDDFFDSTITDVTVGLGVHGVLRYPSYPPGSDASKFIGVGEFQCYDKYMLAQLRQHAEEAGNAMWGLSGPHDAPRYHESPDSCGFFRERGGSWETTYGDFFLSWYAGQLVGHGDRVLGMAAAVFGGKPVALSAKIPFMHWWHGALSRPAEAAAGFYKSKKKNGYSPVAKMFARHGCTMIVPGMDVCMNKQHHSAGSSPDQLLKQIKNACRRHGARIAGENASLAMSHTSSFSRIRSNILTTELMRPCHFTYQRMGADFFSPDHFPQFMEFVRSVVCGEWDEDDAPGDEDRAMAASGSAKAKAA; from the exons ATGGACACCGCGCcgatgctgctgcagcagcacgcggccgcgccggcgtcggGGAGGTGCCTGCTGGGTGGGCGCGCCTCGCCGAACAGGGTCGCGTTCCGACGGTCGCGTCAAGGTGGTGGCGGCTGCAGGGACCTGAGGGCCGGCGGGCTCGGCCAGTTCTTCGGCGCCGGCGATCACAGCAGCAAGAGCCACGAGGTGGACGACCTGGCCCCGGCGAGGATGTTCGTGGGCCTGCCCATCGACTCGGTCACGGACGGCGCCACGGTCAACAGCGCGGCGGCCGTCGCGGCCGGGATCCGCGCCGTCCGGCTGCTGGGTGCGGACGGCGTGGAGCTGCCCGTGTTCTGGTCCGTGGCGCAGCCGGAGTCGCCGGACCGCTTCTCCTGGGCAGGGTACCTGGCCGTGGCGGACATGGTGCGCGCCGAGGGCCTAAGCCTCCGCGTGTCGCTCCGCGCCCACGGCacccccggcgccggcgtccccaCGCTGCCCTCCTGGGTcagcggcgtcgccgccgacgaccCCGACATCTTCTTCACCGACCGCTCCGGGGGGCGACACGAGGGATGCCTGTCCTTCGCCATCGACGAGCTCCCCGTGCTCCACGGCAGGTCCCCGCTCCAGCTCTACGAGGCATTCTTCCGCGGCTTCGCAGCCGCGTTCGACGACTTCTTCGACTCCACCATCACG GACGTGACGGTGGGGCTGGGCGTGCACGGCGTGCTCCGGTACCCGTCGTACCCCCCGGGGAGCGACGCCAGCAAGTTCATCGGCGTCGGGGAGTTCCAGTGCTACGACAAGTACATGCTGGCGCAGCTGAGGCAGCACGCCGAGGAGGCCGGGAACGCCATGTGGGGGCTGTCGGGCCCGCACGACGCGCCACGCTACCACGAGTCGCCGGACTCGTGCGGTTTCTTCCGGGAGCGCGGCGGGTCCTGGGAGACCACCTACGGCGACTTCTTCCTCTCGTGGTACGCCGGGCAGCTGGTGGGCCACGGCGACCGCGTCCTGGGCATGGCGGCCGCCGTGTTCGGCGGCAAGCCAGTGGCGCTTTCGGCGAAGATCCCCTTCATGCACTGGTGGCACGGGgcgctgtcgcggccggcggaggcggcggcggggttctACAAGAGCAAAAAGAAGAACGGGTACAGCCCCGTGGCCAAGATGTTCGCGCGCCACGGGTGCACCATGATCGTGCCGGGCATGGACGTGTGCATGAACAAGCAGCACCACAGCGCCGGCTCCAGCCCCGACCAGCTGCTCAAGCAGATCAAGAacgcctgccgccgccacggcgcgcgCATCGCCGGCGAGAACGCCTCGCTCGCCATGTCGCACACCAGCAGCTTCTCCCGCATCCGGAGCAACATCCTCACCACCGAGCTCATGCGGCCATGCCACTTCACCTACCAGCGCATGGGAGCGGACTTCTTCTCGCCGGACCACTTCCCCCAGTTCATGGAGTTCGTGCGCAGCGTCGTCTGCGGCGAGTGGGACGAGGACGACGCGCCCGGCGACGAGGACCGCGCCATGGCCGCGTCGGGCAGTGCAAAGGCCAAGGCAGCTTGA
- the LOC117843406 gene encoding tubby-like F-box protein 6: MPFSSMIQEMKGEIGAISRRGLLRSRSQSTGRVQRVEPDEAAMRESSWAQVPPELLRVVLAKVEAGEARWPGRGAVVACAGVCRGWRGTVKEIVPVPEASGKLTFPISLKQPGPRDAPVKCFIRRNRATQSYFLCLGVTDALVDDGKFLLAARKYRRPSCTEYLISLDSKGNGTYLGKLRSNFLGTKFTVYDAHPPCAGAVVSKGPSAHMIGSAQVSPMKGGPPAGNYPVSHISYEVNVLGSRGPRKMNCVMDSIPASAIKEGGTAPTQTEFPSSNSSSFASVPFFRSKSGQLDSSGAQNESKVALKNKSPSWHQQLQCWCLNFHGRVTVASVKNFQLVASGESAPTPSNQEDDDVILQFGKVGKDLFTMDYRYPISAFQAFAICLSSFDTKIGCE; encoded by the exons ATGCCTTTCAGCAGCATGATCCAGGAGATGAAGGGCGAGATCGGCGCCATCTCGCGGCGCGGCCTGCTGCGGTCGCGGTCGCAGAGCACGGGCCGCGTCCAGCGAGTGGAGCCGGACGAGGCAGCGATGCGGGAGAGCTCGTGGGCGCAGGTGCCCCCGGAGCTCCTGCGGGTGGTGCTGGCGAAGGTCGAGGCAGGGGAGGCGCGGTGGCCGGGACGCGGGGCCGTCGTGGCGTGCGCCGGCGTCTGCCGTGGCTGGAGGGGCACCGTGAAGGAGATCGTGCCCGTGCCGGAGGCGTCTGGGAAGCTCACCTTCCCCATCTCTCTCAAGCAG CCTGGCCCAAGGGATGCCCCTGTCAAATGTTTCATTAGGAGGAACCGGGCTACTCAGTCATATTTTCTGTGCCTTGGAGTCACTGACG CATTAGTTGATGATGGGAAATTCCTACTTGCTGCACGCAAATACCGTAGACCTTCATGCACTGAATATCTGATTTCGCTTGATTCAAAGGGGAATGGTACCTATCTTGGCAAGTTAAG ATCAAACTTCCTAGGCACAAAATTTACTGTCTATGATGCCCATCCACCTTGTGCCGGAGCTGTGGTTTCAAAGGGTCCATCTGCACACATGATCGGTTCAGCCCAAGTTTCTCCCATGAAGGGTGGTCCGCCTGCTGGGAACTATCCAGTTTCCCACATTTCTTATGAAGTGAATGTCTTGGGTTCTAG GGGGCCAAGAAAGATGAATTGTGTTATGGATTCTATCCCTGCATCAGCGATTAAAGAAGGAGGGACTGCTCCCACGCAGACTGAATTTCCATCTAGTAACTCTAGCTCTTTTGCATCAGTTCCATTCTTCAGATCGAAATCAGGTCAACTGGATAGTTCAGGTGCTCAGAATGAAAGTAAGGTGGCGCTGAAGAACAAGTCTCCAAGTTGGCATCAACAGCTTCAGTGCTGGTGCCTCAATTTCCATGGGCGGGTAACGGTTGCGTCCGTAAAGAACTTCCAGTTGGTGGCTTCAGGTGAGAGTGCTCCAACTCCAAGTAACCAGGAGGATGACGACGTTATACTCCAGTTTGGCAAGGTCGGGAAGGACCTGTTCACCATGGACTACCGTTATCCCATCTCTGCATTTCAGGCATTTGCCATCTGCCTGAGCAGCTTTGACACCAAAATCGGTTGTGAATGA
- the LOC117843446 gene encoding zinc finger protein CONSTANS-LIKE 10 isoform X3, translated as MSVAGAGGEETPLPACDFCAGLPAVVYCRADSARLCLPCDRYVHGANTVSTRHARAPLCAACRSAAAAFRRSAAGCGGGGLCADCDFEEGHRRDGDPPPLHDRRAVEVYAGCPSIAELAAVLGVGGRKKLTTVAGDGNGVGWWPDWEELQVLRLEDVIVPTTSCHGLQPLLEPSSAPKLGELAKSEAAAEAAEAEQFPSWASSEYGIGDGDFEAFHNKAASMSVPSCEQEAWMTTDDSNGACGMAHDAAHDQAPAAVSSPAEPSLSSFVAMSEICPSMAIGNSVGDVVDNGSSSSSSKRDAAEATAPRQHAAPAPAKKAGYDVAYPDRGTVISRYKEKRKNRRFDKQIRYESRKARADGRLRIKGRFARSGEAS; from the exons atGTCcgtcgcgggcgccggcggcgaggagacgCCGCTGCCAGCGTGCGACTTCTGCGCGGGCCTGCCGGCGGTGGTGTACTGCCGGGCCGACTCCGCCAGGCTCTGCCTGCCGTGCGACCGCTACGTCCACGGCGCAAACACGGTTTCCACCCGCCACGCGCGGGCGCCGCTCTGCGCCGCGTGCCGGTCGGCCGCGGCCGCGTTCCGCCGCAGCGCcgcggggtgcggcggcggcggcctctgcGCCGACTGCGACTTCGAGGAGGGGCACCGCCGGgacggcgacccgccgccgctccacgaCCGTCGCGCCGTGGAAGTGTACGCCGGGTGCCCCTCGATCGCCGAGCTCGCGGCGgtcctcggcgtcggcgggaGAAAGAAGTtgacgacggtggccggggATGGGAACGGGGTCGGGTGGTGGCCCGACTGGGAGGAGCTCCAGGTGCTCCGGCTGGAGGACGTGATCGTGCCCACCACCTCGTGCCATGGCCTCCAGCCGCTCCTCGAGCCATCCTCCGCCCCAAAG CTGGGGGAGCTCGCCaagtcggaggcggcggcggaagcagcCGAAGCTGAGCAGTTTCCTTCGTGGGCTTCATCAGAGTATGGCATTGGAGATGGCGATTTCGAGGCTTTCCACAACAAGGCTGCAAGCATGTCCGTCCCTTCTTGTGAG CAGGAAGCGTGGATGACGACCGACGACAGCAACGGCGCCTGCGGGATGGCGCATGACGCGGCGCACGACCAGGCGCCAGCGGCGGTGAGCTCGCCGGCCGAGCCGTCCCTGTCCTCGTTCGTGGCGATGTCAGAGATCTGCCCCAGCATGGCCATCGGCAACAGCGtcggcgacgtcgtcgacaacggcagcagcagcagcagcagcaagcgagACGCCGCAGAAGCAACAGCCCCGCGGCAGCatgccgcgccggcgccggcgaagaaGGCCGGCTACGACGTGGCCTACCCCGACCGCGGCACGGTGATCTCGCGCTACAAGGAGAAGCGCAAGAACAGGAG GTTCGACAAGCAGATCCGGTACGAGTCGCGCAAGGCCCGCGCCGACGGCCGACTGCGGATCAAGGGCCGCTTCGCCAGGTCCGGCGAGGCCAGCTGA
- the LOC117843405 gene encoding sodium/hydrogen exchanger 1, whose protein sequence is MGLGVVAQLVRLGVVGSTSDHASVVSINLFVALLCACIVLGHLLEENRWVNESITALIIGLCTGVVILLTTKGKSSHILVFSEDLFFIYLLPPIIFNAGFQVKKKQFFRNFMTITLFGAVGTMISFFTISLGAIAIFSRMNIGTLDVGDFLAIGAIFSATDSVCTLQVLNQDETPLLYSLVFGEGVVNDATSVVLFNALQNFDLNHIDVAVVLKFLGNFCYLFLSSTFLGVFVGLLSAYMIKKLYIGRHSTDREVALMMLMAYLSYMLAELLDLSGILTVFFCGIVMSHYTWHNVTESSRVTTKHAFATLSFIAETFLFLYVGMDALDIEKWEFASDSPGKSIGISSILLGLVLVGRAAFVFPLSFLSNLTKKTPLEKITWRQQIVIWWAGLMRGAVSIALAYNKFTRSGHTQLHGNAIMITSTITVVLFSTMVFGMMTKPLIRFLLPASSNTVTSEPSSPKSLHSPLLTSMQGSDLETATANIVRPSSLRMLLSKPTHTVHYYWRKFDDALMRPMFGGRGFVPFSPGSPTEQSVHGGR, encoded by the exons ATGGGGCTCGGCGTGGTGGCGCAGCTGGTGCGCCTGGGCGTGGTGGGCTCGACCTCCGACCACGCGTCGGTGGTGTCCATCAACCTGTTCGTGGCGCTGCTCTGCGCCTGCATCGTCCTCGGCCACCTCCTCGAGGAGAACCGGTGGGTCAACGAGTCCATCACCGCCCTCATCATC GGGCTGTGCACCGGCGTGGTGATCCTGCTGACGACCAAGGGGAAGAGCTCGCACATCCTCGTCTTCAGCGAGGACCTCTTCTTCATCTATCTCCTCCCTCCAATCATCTTCAATGCCGG CTTCCAGGTAAAGAAGAAGCAATTCTTCCGGAATTTCATGACAATCACATTATTTGGTGCTGTTGGGACAATGATATCCTTCTTCACGATCTCTCTCG GTGCCATAGCAATATTCAGCAGAATGAACATTGGGACGCTAGATGTTGGGGATTTCCTTG CAATTGGAGCGATCTTTTCTGCAACAGATTCTGTCTGCACATTGCAG GTCCTCAATCAGGATGAGACACCCCTTTTGTACAGTCTTGTATTTGGTGAAGGAGTTGTGAATGACGCCACATCAGTTGTGCTCTTCAATGCGCTCCAGAACTTTGATCTTAACCACATTGACGTAGCCGTTGTGCTGAAGTTCTTGGGGAATTTTTGTTATCTATTTCTGTCAAGCACCTTCCTTGGAGTGTTT GTTGGATTGCTCAGTGCTTacatgatcaagaaattatacATCGGAAG GCATTCCACTGACCGTGAGGTTGCGCTTATGATGCTCATGGCTTACCTCTCATATATGCTGGCTGAG TTGCTAGACTTGAGTGGCATTCTCACTGTGTTTTTCTGTGGTATTGTGATGTCACACTACACTTGGCATAATGTGACAGAGAGCTCAAGAGTGACAACCAA GCATGCCTTTGCAACTTTGTCCTTCATTGCCGAGACTTTCCTTTTCCTGTATGTTGGTATGGATGCGCTTGATATCGAAAAGTGGGAGTTTGCCAGTGACAG CCCCGGAAAATCCATTGGCATAAGCTCAATTTTGCTAGGATTAGTTCTGGTGGGAAGAGCTGCTTTTGTTTTTCCCCTGTCTTTCTTGTCCAACTTAACGAAAAAGACACCTTTGGAGAAAATAACCTGGAGACAACAG ATTGTAATATGGTGGGCTGGGCTGATGAGAGGCGCCGTGTCCATTGCTCTTGCTTACaacaag TTCACAAGATCTGGACACACTCAGCTGCACGGCAATGCGATAATGATCACCAGCACAATCACTGTCGTCCTATTTAGCACCATG GTGTTCGGGATGATGACGAAGCCATTGATCCGGTTCCTGCTCCCTGCCTCCAGCAATACCGTCACCTCCGAGCCGTCTTCGCCCAAGTCCCTGCATTCCCCTCTCCTGACGAGCATGCAGGGCTCCGACCTCGAGACGGCCACTGCTAACATTGTCAGACCGTCCAGCCTTCGGATGCTCCTTAGCAAACCGACTCACACCGTCCACTACTACTGGCGCAAGTTTGATGACGCGCTGATGCGGCCCATGTTCGGCGGCCGTGGCTTCGTGCCCTTCTCCCCCGGATCACCCACCGAGCAGAGTGTCCATGGTGGACGGTGA
- the LOC117843447 gene encoding uncharacterized protein, which yields MALPSSASAARLRLLTVPALLLLLSSAALLVFLVLPSLSPSSSATSGHLCACSPPSTHTTTTVTTTTTTASPAPVTTSPADVAWLKAQLESNSLLAGGAAASHDAWHRLRKGINPRTREQQLFDINRHHGISHYPDEEASNHTALPCPGELLVEEHHSNYGEPWAGGRDVFEFLANASALTPTDQVLEIGCGTLRVGLHFIRYLDAARFHCLERDELSLMAALRYELPAQGLLYKRPMIVRGEDMDFSKFGDTVMYDLIYASAVFLHIPDKLVWTGLERLAGKLRPQRGRIFVSHNIKFCSRLGGDECTRQLAKLGLEYVGKHTHDSLLFNHYEIWFEFRRPKV from the exons ATGGCGCTGCCGTCGAGCGCCTCCGCGgcgcggctgcggctgctcaCCGtgccggcgctgctgctgctgctctcctccgccgcgctgctcgtcttcctcgtcctcccctcgctctccccctcctcctctgccaCCTCCGGGCACCTCTGCGCCTGCTCGCCCCCCTCCACCCACACCACCACAaccgtcaccaccaccaccacaaccgcctcccccgcgcccgTAACTACCTCCCCCGCGGACGTCGCCTGGCTCAAGGCCCAGCTCGAGTCCAactccctcctcgccggcggcgccgcggcctcccACGACGCCTGGCACCGCCTGCGCAAGGGCATCAATCCCCGCACTCGAGAGCAGCAGCTCTTCGACATCAACAG GCACCATGGGATCTCTCACTATCCGGACGAAGAGGCAAGCAATCACACCGCGCTGCCATGCCCCGGTGAGCTCCTTGTGGAAGAGCACCACAGCAACTATGGTGAACCGTGGGCTGGTGGACGGGATGTCTTCGAGTTCCTTGCTAACGCCTCTGCACTCACGCCCACGGACCAGGTTCTTGAAATTGGGTGTGGGACGCTTCGTGTTGGTCTTCATTTCATTCGGTATCTAGATGCTGCAAGGTTCCATTGCCTGGAGAGGGACGAGTTGTCTCTCATGGCTGCGCTGCGGTATGAGCTGCCAGCACAGGGGCTGCTGTATAAGCGGCCGATGATTGTGAGAGGGGAGGATATGGATTTCAGCAAGTTTGGGGATACAGTCATGTATGATCTCATTTACGCAAGTGCTGTTTTCCTCCATATTCCAGATAAGCTTGTTTGGACTGGGCTTGAGAGGCTTGCAGGGAAGCTGAGGCCGCAGAGAGGCCGGATTTTTGTGTCGCATAACATTAAATTTTGCTCAAGACTGGGTGGTGATGAGTGCACACGGCAGCTTGCAAAATTGGGGCTTGAATATGTGGGGAAGCACACTCATGATAGCTTGTTGTTTAACCACTACGAGATCTGGTTTGAATTCCGCAGGCCAAAAGTTTAG
- the LOC117843446 gene encoding zinc finger protein CONSTANS-LIKE 13 isoform X2 — translation MSVAGAGGEETPLPACDFCAGLPAVVYCRADSARLCLPCDRYVHGANTVSTRHARAPLCAACRSAAAAFRRSAAGCGGGGLCADCDFEEGHRRDGDPPPLHDRRAVEVYAGCPSIAELAAVLGVGGRKKLTTVAGDGNGVGWWPDWEELQVLRLEDVIVPTTSCHGLQPLLEPSSAPKHRSSGGKLTEEVIRQLGELAKSEAAAEAAEAEQFPSWASSEYGIGDGDFEAFHNKAASMSVPSCEEAWMTTDDSNGACGMAHDAAHDQAPAAVSSPAEPSLSSFVAMSEICPSMAIGNSVGDVVDNGSSSSSSKRDAAEATAPRQHAAPAPAKKAGYDVAYPDRGTVISRYKEKRKNRRFDKQIRYESRKARADGRLRIKGRFARSGEAS, via the exons atGTCcgtcgcgggcgccggcggcgaggagacgCCGCTGCCAGCGTGCGACTTCTGCGCGGGCCTGCCGGCGGTGGTGTACTGCCGGGCCGACTCCGCCAGGCTCTGCCTGCCGTGCGACCGCTACGTCCACGGCGCAAACACGGTTTCCACCCGCCACGCGCGGGCGCCGCTCTGCGCCGCGTGCCGGTCGGCCGCGGCCGCGTTCCGCCGCAGCGCcgcggggtgcggcggcggcggcctctgcGCCGACTGCGACTTCGAGGAGGGGCACCGCCGGgacggcgacccgccgccgctccacgaCCGTCGCGCCGTGGAAGTGTACGCCGGGTGCCCCTCGATCGCCGAGCTCGCGGCGgtcctcggcgtcggcgggaGAAAGAAGTtgacgacggtggccggggATGGGAACGGGGTCGGGTGGTGGCCCGACTGGGAGGAGCTCCAGGTGCTCCGGCTGGAGGACGTGATCGTGCCCACCACCTCGTGCCATGGCCTCCAGCCGCTCCTCGAGCCATCCTCCGCCCCAAAG CaccggagctccggcgggaaGCTGACTGAAGAGGTAATTCGGCAGCTGGGGGAGCTCGCCaagtcggaggcggcggcggaagcagcCGAAGCTGAGCAGTTTCCTTCGTGGGCTTCATCAGAGTATGGCATTGGAGATGGCGATTTCGAGGCTTTCCACAACAAGGCTGCAAGCATGTCCGTCCCTTCTTGTGAG GAAGCGTGGATGACGACCGACGACAGCAACGGCGCCTGCGGGATGGCGCATGACGCGGCGCACGACCAGGCGCCAGCGGCGGTGAGCTCGCCGGCCGAGCCGTCCCTGTCCTCGTTCGTGGCGATGTCAGAGATCTGCCCCAGCATGGCCATCGGCAACAGCGtcggcgacgtcgtcgacaacggcagcagcagcagcagcagcaagcgagACGCCGCAGAAGCAACAGCCCCGCGGCAGCatgccgcgccggcgccggcgaagaaGGCCGGCTACGACGTGGCCTACCCCGACCGCGGCACGGTGATCTCGCGCTACAAGGAGAAGCGCAAGAACAGGAG GTTCGACAAGCAGATCCGGTACGAGTCGCGCAAGGCCCGCGCCGACGGCCGACTGCGGATCAAGGGCCGCTTCGCCAGGTCCGGCGAGGCCAGCTGA